The Allorhizobium ampelinum S4 genome has a segment encoding these proteins:
- the nrdF gene encoding class 1b ribonucleoside-diphosphate reductase subunit beta produces the protein MNIQMKTNTPTQTKPVRAINWNRINDDKDLEVWNRLTGNFWLPEKVPLSNDIPSWAALKPEEQQLTIRVFTGLTLLDTIQTSIGAPTLMEDSITPHEEAVYSNISFMEAVHARSYSSIFSTLCSTSDVDDAYRWSEENEFLQKKSALILEHYRNPDPLKRKIASVFLESFLFYSGFYLPMFWSSRARLTNTADMIRLIIRDEAVHGYYIGYKFQRGLEPLSEEQRQETKDFAFDLLLELYDNEAKYTEALYDGVGLTEDVKKFLHYNANKALMNLGYEALFPPEACKVNPAILSALSPNADENHDFFSGSGSSYVIGKAVATEDEDWDF, from the coding sequence ATGAACATACAGATGAAGACCAACACCCCGACGCAAACCAAGCCGGTGCGAGCGATCAACTGGAACCGCATCAACGACGACAAGGACCTGGAGGTCTGGAACAGGCTGACCGGTAATTTCTGGCTGCCGGAGAAGGTGCCGTTGTCAAACGACATTCCATCCTGGGCGGCGTTGAAGCCGGAAGAACAACAGTTGACCATCCGCGTCTTCACGGGGCTGACCCTGCTCGATACCATACAGACGAGCATCGGTGCGCCAACATTGATGGAGGATTCCATCACGCCGCATGAGGAGGCGGTCTATTCGAACATTTCGTTCATGGAAGCGGTGCATGCCCGTTCCTATTCCTCGATCTTTTCGACCCTGTGTTCGACATCCGACGTGGATGATGCCTATCGCTGGTCCGAAGAAAACGAGTTTCTGCAAAAGAAGTCGGCGCTGATCCTCGAACACTACCGCAATCCTGACCCGCTGAAACGCAAGATCGCCAGTGTGTTCCTGGAAAGCTTCCTGTTTTACTCCGGCTTCTATCTGCCGATGTTTTGGTCGAGCCGCGCCAGGCTCACCAACACGGCAGACATGATCCGTCTCATCATCCGCGACGAGGCTGTACATGGCTATTACATCGGCTACAAGTTTCAGCGTGGTCTCGAGCCCTTAAGCGAGGAGCAGCGGCAGGAAACCAAGGACTTCGCCTTCGACCTGCTGCTTGAGCTCTACGACAACGAGGCCAAATACACCGAGGCGCTCTATGACGGTGTCGGACTGACAGAGGACGTCAAAAAATTTCTGCATTACAACGCGAACAAGGCGCTGATGAACCTCGGCTACGAGGCTCTGTTTCCGCCGGAGGCCTGCAAGGTCAATCCGGCAATCCTGTCGGCACTCTCGCCGAATGCCGATGAGAATCATGATTTCTTTTCGGGCTCAGGCTCGTCCTATGTCATCGGCAAGGCAGTTGCGACTGAGGACGAGGACTGGGATTTTTAA
- a CDS encoding ArsR/SmtB family transcription factor: protein MRAIPHPALKDVTLTQVLYALSDPVRLGVVRQLSNEGRATCSALDGGRPKSSMSHHFKVLREGGLVFTRTDGPTHLNELRREEIDERFPGLLDAVLAVSDEPG, encoded by the coding sequence ATGCGCGCCATCCCACATCCCGCTTTGAAAGACGTTACTCTCACCCAGGTGCTCTACGCCCTCAGCGACCCTGTACGGCTGGGCGTCGTGCGTCAGCTTTCAAATGAGGGACGGGCCACATGCTCTGCACTGGATGGGGGCCGGCCGAAGTCCAGCATGTCCCACCACTTTAAAGTCTTGAGAGAGGGCGGCCTGGTTTTTACCCGCACAGATGGACCAACGCACTTGAACGAGCTGCGCCGCGAAGAGATCGATGAGCGATTTCCGGGTCTATTGGACGCTGTTCTGGCCGTATCAGACGAGCCGGGCTGA
- a CDS encoding NADH:flavin oxidoreductase/NADH oxidase, protein MSSLFTPFTLKGITLRNRIAVSPMCQYSAEDGIINDWHHVHLAGLARGGAGLVVAEATAVSPEGRITPGCAGIWNDEQIEPWKKAVHLMKAAGAVPGIQIGHAGRKASANRPWEGDDHISGSDPRGWETLAPSAIAFGANLGKVPQAMTLADIERITADFVSAAKRALAAGFEWLELHFAHGYLGQSFFSTWSNKRTDNYGGDFDGRARFLLETLAAVRDVWPEHLPLAARFGVTEFDGSNDLEEGIEMVRRFKAGGLDIIDVSIGFSTPTANIPWGPAFMGPIAQRVRREVGLPATTSWFISEPKQADALIADDFVDMVSLGRPLLANSHWPYQAALELGIDKPSWTLPAPYAHWLERYRTA, encoded by the coding sequence ATGTCATCCTTGTTTACCCCTTTCACACTCAAAGGCATAACACTGCGAAATCGCATTGCGGTATCGCCGATGTGCCAGTATTCGGCCGAGGACGGCATCATCAATGACTGGCATCACGTCCATCTGGCTGGACTCGCGCGCGGCGGGGCAGGTTTGGTGGTCGCTGAGGCGACAGCGGTATCGCCGGAAGGCCGGATCACTCCCGGATGCGCAGGCATCTGGAACGATGAGCAGATTGAGCCTTGGAAAAAAGCGGTGCATTTGATGAAGGCGGCAGGTGCCGTTCCCGGGATTCAGATCGGACACGCGGGCCGCAAAGCGAGCGCCAATCGTCCATGGGAGGGAGACGACCATATTTCCGGGTCTGACCCGCGTGGCTGGGAAACGCTGGCACCATCCGCCATTGCGTTCGGAGCAAATCTTGGCAAGGTGCCGCAGGCCATGACCCTTGCCGATATCGAGCGTATCACGGCAGACTTTGTCTCTGCGGCGAAGCGGGCGCTGGCCGCTGGCTTTGAATGGCTTGAGCTTCACTTTGCTCATGGCTATCTCGGACAAAGCTTCTTTTCGACCTGGTCTAATAAGCGCACAGACAATTATGGCGGTGACTTTGACGGACGAGCCAGATTTCTGCTCGAAACGCTCGCTGCTGTTCGCGATGTCTGGCCCGAACATTTACCGCTTGCCGCTCGCTTTGGCGTGACCGAATTCGACGGTTCGAACGACCTGGAAGAGGGGATCGAAATGGTTCGCCGCTTCAAGGCTGGCGGCCTCGACATTATTGATGTCAGCATTGGCTTCTCCACACCGACCGCGAATATTCCGTGGGGGCCTGCTTTCATGGGGCCGATCGCCCAACGGGTACGGCGTGAGGTTGGACTTCCCGCCACCACGAGCTGGTTCATCAGCGAGCCAAAGCAGGCCGATGCACTGATCGCAGACGATTTTGTAGATATGGTGTCGCTTGGCCGCCCGCTGCTTGCCAACAGCCATTGGCCTTATCAAGCGGCGCTTGAGCTAGGTATCGACAAGCCGTCCTGGACACTTCCCGCACCATATGCTCATTGGCTGGAACGCTACAGAACGGCCTGA
- a CDS encoding amidase → MAKPFPQTITQAQGQFLEGLSPLSVVKTCLERIQEQNDKLGAMIFIARAEALEEAQKAEAAIRAGKRIGPLHGIPVAIKDMIDVRGWQTTGGSHLLHGDHAVNDARCVANLRSAGAIIIGKSNLHELTAGNHDNPWYGKVVNPLDAERGTGGTSSGSAAAVAAGFCIAAIGTDTGGSNRSTAAATGLVGFKPTNGVIDPTGTMPTAPTFDTIGPIARNVADARLLHYAMAGIDTPEKRRVSVAGMRIGLCPDLYAAAVDPAIATAHDAFLALARRAGAQIQVLPFRFAREVREAGLTILVYEFTAFYGPLVEAHPGRVGAAVLAFLSNGALISEAAYRSALAYQAQIQGEFHRLLSEVDVLLTPVVPGLAPRLSDEQTAVGNDFMPYGLAGGHFRRWANFFGVPALAMPVPMAGALPASIQITTPRNTENYLFSVCEALSRLETGSTC, encoded by the coding sequence GTGGCGAAACCCTTTCCTCAGACGATTACCCAAGCTCAAGGCCAGTTTCTGGAAGGATTGTCGCCCCTCTCGGTCGTCAAGACGTGCCTTGAGCGTATCCAGGAACAGAACGATAAACTTGGGGCGATGATCTTCATAGCGCGTGCGGAGGCGCTTGAAGAAGCGCAAAAAGCGGAAGCGGCAATTCGAGCTGGAAAACGAATTGGCCCGCTGCACGGTATTCCCGTTGCGATCAAAGACATGATCGATGTTCGTGGCTGGCAAACGACCGGTGGATCTCACCTGCTCCATGGGGACCATGCAGTGAACGACGCCCGTTGTGTGGCAAACCTGAGATCGGCTGGCGCGATCATTATTGGCAAAAGCAATCTGCACGAACTCACGGCAGGCAACCACGATAATCCCTGGTACGGAAAGGTTGTCAATCCGCTGGACGCCGAAAGAGGCACCGGCGGAACGAGCAGCGGTTCGGCGGCAGCGGTAGCAGCGGGCTTTTGTATCGCCGCCATCGGAACCGACACCGGTGGATCGAACCGCTCAACCGCCGCAGCGACCGGTCTCGTGGGGTTCAAGCCAACCAATGGTGTCATTGACCCGACAGGCACGATGCCCACCGCGCCGACCTTCGATACAATCGGTCCAATCGCTAGAAACGTGGCGGATGCCCGTCTGCTTCATTATGCCATGGCAGGAATCGATACGCCGGAGAAGAGACGTGTGTCGGTTGCGGGAATGCGAATTGGTCTGTGCCCCGATTTATATGCAGCAGCGGTTGACCCCGCAATTGCAACCGCACATGACGCGTTTCTGGCCTTAGCACGAAGGGCGGGCGCGCAAATCCAGGTCCTCCCATTCCGGTTTGCCCGCGAGGTTCGCGAAGCAGGGCTGACAATCCTGGTGTATGAGTTCACGGCTTTCTATGGCCCGCTTGTCGAAGCGCATCCCGGGCGGGTTGGGGCAGCGGTTCTCGCGTTTCTATCGAATGGAGCCTTGATTTCAGAAGCCGCCTATCGATCAGCGCTCGCGTACCAAGCGCAAATCCAAGGTGAATTTCACAGACTGTTGTCAGAAGTCGATGTTCTGCTGACGCCAGTTGTGCCGGGACTTGCACCACGGCTGTCGGACGAGCAGACGGCAGTGGGAAACGACTTCATGCCTTATGGCCTGGCCGGAGGTCACTTTCGCCGCTGGGCAAACTTTTTCGGTGTACCAGCGCTTGCAATGCCGGTGCCCATGGCGGGTGCGCTTCCAGCATCCATCCAGATCACAACGCCTAGAAACACGGAAAACTATCTGTTTTCCGTCTGCGAAGCTTTGAGCCGACTGGAGACCGGCTCGACCTGTTAA
- a CDS encoding transporter substrate-binding domain-containing protein, whose protein sequence is MKKIAIVLSVIAATFGMTKPSSAADDVIRFGVAAEPYAPFSVKDASGKWQGWEIDLMDAVCNQMKAKCEIVDVAWDGIIPALLAKKFDVIWSSMSITDERKKVIDFTDKYYYSPNVLVGAKADTRSFDVAKPETFKGITVAAQSSSLQATYMQQKFNGMSDLKLYPTLDDEIADIQAGRVDLMAAAGIQIQDFLSKPEGQAYEIKVTLPHETMFGYGDGGGLRKEDTALKDKLNAALKAVRASGEYDAITKRYFNFDIYGE, encoded by the coding sequence ATGAAAAAGATCGCAATTGTACTGTCCGTCATCGCCGCAACATTCGGCATGACCAAGCCGTCCTCCGCTGCTGACGATGTCATTCGTTTCGGCGTGGCCGCTGAGCCTTACGCACCGTTCTCAGTAAAAGATGCCAGCGGCAAATGGCAGGGTTGGGAAATCGACCTCATGGACGCCGTTTGCAATCAGATGAAGGCCAAGTGCGAGATCGTTGATGTCGCATGGGACGGCATCATCCCGGCTCTGCTTGCCAAGAAGTTCGACGTTATCTGGAGTTCCATGTCGATTACCGACGAGCGCAAGAAGGTCATCGACTTCACGGACAAGTACTACTACTCTCCCAACGTGCTCGTTGGCGCAAAGGCTGATACACGCAGCTTCGATGTCGCCAAGCCCGAGACCTTCAAGGGCATTACCGTTGCAGCGCAAAGCTCCAGCCTGCAGGCCACCTACATGCAGCAGAAATTCAACGGTATGTCTGACCTCAAGCTCTATCCGACCCTTGATGATGAGATTGCCGACATACAGGCAGGCCGCGTCGACCTCATGGCCGCAGCTGGCATCCAGATCCAGGACTTCCTGAGCAAGCCTGAGGGGCAGGCTTACGAAATCAAAGTGACATTGCCTCACGAAACGATGTTCGGTTATGGCGACGGCGGCGGCCTACGCAAGGAAGATACCGCACTGAAGGACAAGTTGAATGCCGCTCTCAAGGCGGTGCGCGCCAGCGGTGAATACGATGCGATCACCAAGCGCTATTTCAACTTCGACATCTATGGCGAATGA
- a CDS encoding ABC transporter permease, with protein sequence MAWFTLLSFGDQGWSDELLQGAWLSIKISLSAYLIGLVLGLVGAIAKLSKSVVARSFAGTYTTVIRSVPDILVIFLIYYSATDALSYLLSMSGLSVEFQLNGFIAAAISLGVVQGGYSTEVLRGAIVAVARGQTEAAFAVGLTRKQAFFLVIIPQMLPLALPGLGNLWLIVLKESSLVSLIGFTELVLVGKMAAGATRHYLLFYAAVGVVFLIMSGASTLVFHYLEVKTSLTWRRK encoded by the coding sequence ATGGCCTGGTTCACTTTACTCAGCTTTGGCGACCAAGGCTGGAGCGACGAGCTGCTGCAAGGCGCGTGGCTCAGCATCAAGATTTCCCTCAGTGCCTACCTCATCGGGTTGGTGCTTGGGCTAGTCGGCGCCATTGCCAAACTGTCGAAGAGCGTCGTGGCCAGATCTTTTGCCGGCACCTACACGACAGTCATCCGGTCTGTCCCGGATATTCTCGTTATCTTTTTGATCTATTACTCGGCGACCGACGCCCTGAGCTATTTATTGAGCATGTCGGGCCTGTCGGTTGAGTTCCAGCTGAATGGCTTTATTGCTGCCGCGATCTCGCTTGGCGTCGTCCAAGGTGGCTACAGCACGGAAGTATTGCGCGGCGCAATCGTCGCCGTGGCTCGCGGTCAGACCGAAGCAGCCTTTGCAGTGGGACTAACGCGCAAACAAGCGTTCTTCCTGGTGATCATCCCACAGATGTTGCCGCTGGCGCTGCCGGGGCTGGGTAATCTATGGCTCATCGTCCTCAAGGAAAGCTCATTGGTAAGCCTCATCGGGTTCACAGAACTGGTGCTGGTCGGCAAGATGGCCGCCGGTGCCACGCGGCACTACCTGCTTTTCTATGCGGCGGTCGGCGTGGTGTTTCTCATTATGTCCGGCGCGTCCACGCTTGTGTTCCATTATCTCGAAGTGAAGACTTCTCTCACCTGGAGGCGTAAATAA
- a CDS encoding ABC transporter permease subunit (The N-terminal region of this protein, as described by TIGR01726, is a three transmembrane segment that identifies a subfamily of ABC transporter permease subunits, which specificities that include histidine, arginine, glutamine, glutamate, L-cystine (sic), the opines (in Agrobacterium) octopine and nopaline, etc.) yields MSDFGSYLSGELITGLQTTIVLFLASAITGNLLALPVALGRISTRKWIRYPVIGFMLSFRGTPLLVQLYIFYFGVGQVLATVPAIRYSPLWPLLRSANGYAYVVLSLNTAAYCAEIWRGAILGLPIGQSEAGRSLGLSKQRITVSILLPQAFRLALPAIGGQNILLLKGTALTAAITVFETMATANLVRAQTFRTYEPLLAAALVYFVLASIITSGFKYMETRLASRY; encoded by the coding sequence ATGTCTGATTTCGGATCTTATCTCTCCGGTGAACTTATCACAGGCTTGCAGACGACAATTGTGCTGTTCCTGGCTTCTGCTATCACCGGCAACCTGTTGGCGCTTCCGGTGGCGCTGGGCAGGATATCCACGCGGAAGTGGATCAGATATCCTGTTATCGGTTTCATGCTCTCGTTTCGCGGCACACCGCTTCTGGTCCAGCTTTACATCTTCTACTTTGGCGTCGGCCAGGTTCTGGCAACAGTTCCGGCAATCCGCTACAGCCCTCTTTGGCCGCTGTTGCGCAGTGCAAATGGCTATGCTTACGTCGTGCTTTCGTTGAATACTGCCGCCTATTGTGCGGAAATTTGGAGAGGTGCCATTCTCGGCCTCCCGATCGGGCAAAGCGAGGCGGGTCGCTCGCTTGGATTGTCCAAACAACGAATCACTGTATCAATCCTGCTTCCTCAGGCATTCCGGCTGGCGCTTCCGGCGATTGGCGGCCAGAACATCCTACTTTTGAAGGGAACAGCGCTGACCGCCGCCATTACGGTTTTTGAGACAATGGCAACGGCCAACCTTGTTCGCGCCCAGACCTTTCGAACCTACGAGCCGCTGCTCGCAGCAGCTCTTGTCTACTTTGTCCTGGCCTCGATCATCACCTCTGGCTTCAAATATATGGAAACCCGGTTGGCTTCCCGATACTAA
- a CDS encoding LysR substrate-binding domain-containing protein, with protein MIPGDVDFTPREVEVFAAVMLHGTTTKAADALDITQPAVSKILLQLTNKAGFPLFRNHRQRLIPTPEAHMLYAEVRRLFETVRGISQIAKEIRELRSGRLNISALPAFGSTLMPSIIASFTKQYPDVAITLDIRSSSTIIQRAGRNQLDIGVASEVNDETPSVVRRALIATPPVCVMPKGHPLSKLSVVQPDDFDGLNFVSLGVGDPMRKQLDELCEQRGVNRSLKVEAALSHSCINLVANGVGVTVVDRLSAWMAKDLPIEIRDFQPHLDINLSVYRPWGTIASSVADTFIEHLIQSTREYMNVVDRGIKALSEQ; from the coding sequence GTGATCCCAGGGGATGTGGATTTTACACCGCGTGAGGTCGAGGTCTTTGCGGCGGTCATGTTGCATGGCACGACGACGAAGGCGGCCGATGCCCTCGACATCACCCAGCCAGCAGTTAGCAAAATCCTGTTGCAGCTGACGAACAAGGCTGGCTTTCCGCTATTTCGCAACCATCGTCAGCGTTTGATCCCGACACCGGAAGCCCACATGCTCTATGCTGAGGTGCGCCGGTTGTTCGAGACGGTTCGCGGAATATCGCAAATCGCGAAGGAAATCCGGGAGCTCCGGAGTGGCCGTCTCAACATCTCAGCCCTGCCTGCTTTCGGGTCGACGCTGATGCCTTCGATCATTGCAAGCTTCACGAAACAATATCCCGACGTCGCCATAACCCTGGATATCAGGAGCTCGTCGACAATCATCCAGCGGGCGGGGCGAAATCAGCTCGATATCGGTGTCGCGTCAGAGGTCAACGATGAGACACCGTCGGTGGTTCGGCGTGCACTCATTGCCACCCCTCCGGTCTGCGTCATGCCCAAGGGCCATCCGCTGAGCAAACTTTCCGTCGTCCAACCAGACGATTTTGACGGCTTGAATTTCGTGTCGTTGGGCGTCGGTGATCCGATGCGCAAACAGCTTGACGAACTCTGTGAGCAAAGAGGGGTGAACCGCTCCCTCAAGGTTGAGGCGGCACTTTCGCATTCCTGTATTAATCTGGTTGCCAACGGGGTTGGGGTGACGGTGGTGGATCGCCTTTCCGCTTGGATGGCAAAAGACCTGCCAATTGAGATCCGCGACTTCCAGCCGCATCTCGACATCAATCTTAGCGTCTATAGACCATGGGGCACAATCGCCTCGTCTGTGGCCGACACCTTCATCGAGCATCTTATCCAGTCGACGCGGGAATATATGAACGTCGTTGACCGTGGGATCAAAGCCCTCAGCGAGCAGTAA
- a CDS encoding aminotransferase class V-fold PLP-dependent enzyme: MLPSQRHAFSIPEDVIYLDAAYMSPIPNIATEAGCDGVLVKAAPWDMTINSYYDEVERVRELAASFVGASIDDVGVIPATSYGIAVAAANVHVTPGSVIMMMDNEHTSHRYAWYELAEKKGATVVTVPRRPDQEWGSALAAAIKGSTVPVSVVAGTIVHWFEGMSVDIEVVADAAHAVGAALVMDGTQWVGAVPFDVSRIRPDFLSFATYKFLLGPYRLAFLYADKKWQEAGKPIEFHSWNRKGGERPDFYLETMPDYLPGARRFDMGERSDFAVLPIAIRSLELLQSWGSTAVFERLVHLNELIWKEAEARGFEGPRKDLRAPHISVIELGQRFRPDFARNLKDNKAFVTVRGTKMRITPHVYNEEHDIRRLFELVDSLTR; this comes from the coding sequence ATGCTTCCCAGCCAAAGACATGCGTTTTCAATTCCCGAAGACGTGATCTACCTCGATGCGGCCTACATGTCGCCGATCCCGAACATCGCCACTGAGGCCGGTTGCGATGGGGTTCTGGTCAAGGCGGCTCCCTGGGACATGACCATCAACTCCTACTATGACGAGGTGGAGCGCGTCAGGGAGCTTGCCGCATCGTTCGTCGGAGCATCCATCGACGACGTCGGCGTTATTCCGGCAACCAGCTATGGGATCGCTGTTGCCGCAGCAAATGTTCACGTTACGCCTGGCTCCGTCATCATGATGATGGACAACGAGCATACGTCGCACCGCTATGCCTGGTATGAATTGGCCGAGAAGAAGGGAGCGACGGTTGTAACGGTGCCTCGTCGTCCTGACCAGGAGTGGGGTTCAGCGCTCGCAGCCGCCATCAAGGGCTCAACCGTTCCTGTGTCGGTCGTGGCCGGTACCATCGTCCATTGGTTCGAGGGCATGAGCGTCGATATCGAGGTCGTCGCCGATGCGGCCCATGCGGTCGGAGCTGCCCTCGTGATGGATGGTACGCAATGGGTCGGCGCCGTGCCCTTCGATGTCTCCAGGATACGCCCTGACTTCCTATCCTTTGCAACCTACAAGTTTTTGCTCGGCCCTTATCGTTTGGCATTCCTTTATGCCGACAAGAAATGGCAGGAAGCCGGCAAGCCGATCGAATTCCATTCGTGGAACCGCAAGGGCGGGGAGCGGCCGGATTTCTACCTTGAAACTATGCCAGATTATCTTCCGGGTGCGCGCCGGTTCGACATGGGCGAACGGTCTGACTTCGCCGTGCTGCCGATTGCCATTCGTTCGCTCGAGCTTCTGCAGAGCTGGGGATCGACTGCGGTCTTCGAGCGCCTGGTGCATCTGAACGAATTGATCTGGAAGGAAGCGGAAGCGCGGGGCTTTGAAGGTCCCCGGAAGGACCTCCGCGCACCGCACATATCGGTTATAGAGCTCGGACAGCGTTTCCGGCCGGATTTCGCCAGAAACCTGAAGGACAACAAGGCCTTTGTCACCGTTCGTGGCACCAAAATGCGGATCACTCCACACGTCTACAATGAAGAGCACGATATCCGCAGGCTTTTTGAACTGGTCGATAGCCTGACACGATAA
- a CDS encoding ornithine cyclodeaminase family protein: MSSSPSRTGYSNTLLVIDGPTAESLVSIDEAIVLADLALRKTSDETAQQDIRRILTLPGAAGTCLSIMYGSASEAEPFGAKVQSVYPQNFENGLPSHQGGVLLFNRQTGRPDALINATAITGLRTPAASAVATRALSRPDACELALIGYGEQAERHIATIRAVRDISRVRVWGRNPEKAKFFADHQTRLGIPTVPYGTARAAVEGADIVCTVTSAKSPVLMGEWLTPGTHINAVGASVAALQEVDLECVKRSRIWVDYMPMAMAAASDIFEPLEKGIIGPSNLIGEIGAALNGTITGRTSTSEITLYRSLGVPAQDILFANFIFQKARGLGLGVEVSL; this comes from the coding sequence ATGTCTTCATCGCCATCCCGAACGGGATACTCGAACACACTTCTGGTGATTGATGGACCGACCGCTGAGTCTCTGGTCTCCATTGATGAGGCCATCGTGCTTGCGGATCTCGCCTTGAGAAAAACATCGGACGAGACAGCACAACAAGACATCCGTCGGATTCTGACCCTTCCCGGTGCAGCCGGAACATGTCTCTCCATCATGTATGGATCAGCAAGCGAAGCCGAGCCATTTGGGGCTAAAGTCCAGTCGGTTTACCCGCAAAACTTTGAGAATGGATTGCCCTCCCATCAGGGTGGCGTTCTGCTTTTTAATCGGCAGACTGGACGGCCCGATGCTCTGATTAACGCCACCGCCATTACAGGTCTGCGGACACCGGCGGCAAGCGCGGTGGCCACGCGTGCGCTTTCGCGCCCCGACGCCTGCGAACTGGCACTCATCGGTTATGGTGAGCAGGCCGAACGGCATATTGCAACGATCCGTGCGGTCCGCGACATATCCCGTGTGCGCGTGTGGGGTCGAAATCCCGAGAAGGCAAAGTTTTTCGCAGATCACCAGACCAGGCTGGGCATCCCGACGGTTCCCTATGGGACGGCTCGAGCGGCGGTGGAGGGAGCGGACATCGTCTGCACGGTAACATCAGCAAAGTCGCCTGTGCTGATGGGAGAATGGCTGACGCCCGGCACCCATATCAACGCGGTTGGAGCGAGTGTCGCAGCTCTCCAGGAGGTGGACCTCGAATGTGTGAAGCGCTCGCGCATCTGGGTCGATTACATGCCAATGGCAATGGCAGCAGCGTCAGACATTTTCGAGCCTTTAGAAAAAGGCATCATTGGCCCTTCAAACCTGATCGGTGAGATTGGCGCAGCATTGAATGGCACCATCACCGGGCGGACCTCGACATCTGAGATCACCCTCTATCGCTCGCTCGGTGTTCCTGCCCAGGACATCCTATTTGCCAACTTCATTTTCCAGAAGGCGAGAGGCCTTGGTCTCGGCGTCGAAGTATCATTGTGA
- a CDS encoding NAD(P)/FAD-dependent oxidoreductase — protein sequence MRVVVIGAGIVGSSVAYEAAKAGAQVTVLEAGRIAGGASTSSFAWTNATGKRPQPYFALNVAGMRAHLDLAREFGHAPWFHQTGSIEWYSDESDWPAQLDNADQMRDWGYGVEWISKSRLTELEPEIDHGAIKQSPLVYYPEEGWVHPALYAAWLLRAAKEKWNADIRPFSGVTSIDVQNGVAKAVKTVDGAAFEADAIINCTGSWAAHVLEGVPAIPMASNMGIVGFTLPIATTLRRQFHMDDLDVRPDGAGRLMIHKVSVDSLVTKMQPLNTQGPEAALLLDAVRKVLPAIQPDDMESIRTIVRPIPGDNLTCSGWVPGVDGYYVAVTHSGVSIAPHLGKAVAQEVVRGRLHESLTDFRPDRFLAAKNGMGQRA from the coding sequence ATGCGCGTCGTAGTGATAGGGGCCGGGATCGTTGGCAGTTCCGTGGCCTATGAGGCAGCTAAAGCCGGGGCTCAGGTAACCGTACTTGAGGCTGGGAGGATCGCTGGCGGAGCATCCACCTCCAGTTTCGCCTGGACCAATGCGACGGGCAAGAGGCCTCAGCCCTACTTCGCGTTAAATGTTGCCGGCATGCGGGCGCATCTCGATCTTGCTCGTGAATTTGGTCATGCACCATGGTTCCACCAGACCGGCAGCATCGAATGGTATTCGGACGAGAGCGATTGGCCAGCCCAACTCGACAATGCCGACCAAATGCGCGACTGGGGCTACGGTGTCGAGTGGATCAGCAAAAGCCGGCTGACTGAGCTGGAACCGGAAATCGATCACGGCGCAATCAAACAATCACCGCTCGTCTATTATCCCGAAGAGGGTTGGGTCCATCCAGCTCTCTATGCTGCCTGGCTTCTGCGCGCGGCGAAAGAAAAGTGGAACGCCGATATCCGACCGTTCTCCGGCGTCACGTCGATCGATGTTCAAAATGGCGTAGCGAAAGCGGTCAAGACCGTCGACGGAGCGGCCTTTGAGGCTGATGCCATCATCAATTGCACGGGTAGCTGGGCGGCGCATGTTTTGGAAGGCGTGCCAGCCATTCCGATGGCATCGAATATGGGCATTGTGGGCTTCACATTGCCGATCGCGACAACGCTTCGTCGTCAATTCCATATGGACGATCTTGATGTGCGTCCGGATGGCGCCGGCCGTCTCATGATCCACAAGGTCTCGGTCGACTCTCTCGTCACTAAGATGCAGCCCCTGAACACGCAAGGCCCGGAAGCCGCCCTCCTGCTGGACGCCGTTAGAAAGGTTCTGCCCGCGATTCAGCCTGACGATATGGAATCGATCCGCACGATCGTGCGACCGATACCCGGCGACAACCTGACCTGCAGCGGGTGGGTTCCTGGAGTGGATGGCTATTACGTTGCCGTCACCCATAGCGGCGTATCGATCGCACCTCATCTGGGCAAAGCGGTAGCTCAGGAGGTGGTCCGCGGGCGTCTCCACGAGAGCCTCACTGATTTCCGCCCTGACCGCTTTCTAGCCGCAAAGAATGGAATGGGACAAAGAGCATGA